CTAATCGGTTGTATTTTAGGAGATATAACATCAGGTATTATTGTTGGTGGTACATTAGAAATGATAGCACTCGGATGGATGAATATCGGTGCTGCAGTAGCACCCGATACTGCTCTAGCTTCTATTATTTCTACCCTCTTGGTTATTATTGGCAACCAAAGTATTGGATCAGGAATAGCATTAGCAATTCCTTTAGCTGCAGCAGGACAAGTGTTAACAATTATAGTACGGACTATTACAGTTGGTTTTCAACATGCTGCGGATGATGCAGCTAAACATGGAAATTTATTAGCTTTAAATTGGATCCATATCAGCGCTCTTATGTTACAAGCAATGCGTGTAGCCATACCAGCAATGATTATAGCAATCTCAGTAAATACTGAAACAGTACATAACTTACTTAGTTCAATACCCGAAGTAATCACTAAGGGATTAAGCATTGCTGGAGGTATAATTGTCGTTGTTGGTTATGCTATGGTGATTAATATGATGCGTACTGGATATTTAATGCCCTTTTTTTATCTAGGATTTGTTATCATAGCATTTACTAATTTTAATTTAATAGCACTAGGAGTGATTGGTGCTATTATGGCCATTCTTTATATCCAATTATCTCCACATTATAATCAAATATCAACAACAAACGAACTAACAAATAACAATAATAATTACGATAACGAATTAGATTAATTTTGGATTAAAATAATGAATAAAAATATAGATAATAATAATACTATTCAAAAAAAAATAACAATTAATGATCTAAGAGCTGTTTTTATACGTTCAAACCTCTTTCAAGGTTCATGGAATTTTGAACGCATGCAAGCCCTAGGTTTTTGTTTCTCTATCATTCCAATAATCCGTCGTTTATATCCAATAAATAATAAAAATCGCAAACAAGCTATAAAAAGACATTTAGAATTTTTTAATACCCATCCTTATGTTGCTGCACCTATAATCGGAGTAACTATTGCAATGGAGGAACAAAGAGCAAATGGATCTGCAATTGATGATGCTGCCATAAGTGGTGTAAAAATAGGTTTGATGGGTCCTTTTGCCGGAATAGGTGATCCTATTTTTTGGGGTACTGTACGCCCAATATTTGCTGCTTTAGGAGCTAGTATTGCTATGACCGGTAGTTTGTTGGGCTCGTGCGTGTTCTTTATTACATTCAATATATTAAGATTAACTACTCGTTATTTTGGAATAACTTATGGTTATCATAAAGGAATTAGCATAATTACTGATATGAGCAAAGATTTACTGAAAAAATTAACAGAGGGAGCATCAATTTTAGGATTATTCATTATGGGAGCATTAGTGAATAAATGGACTCATGTTAATATTCCATATGTTATAACTCAAATCACTGACAAAGACGGTAATAATACAGTCACTACTGTACAATCTATTTTAGATCAATTGATGCCTGGATTAGTTCCATTATTATTAACTTTAATTTCTATGTGGCTATTACGTAAAAAAATAAACGCATTATGGATTATAATAGGTTTTTTTGTACTAGGTATTTTGGGAAGTTGGATTGGTTTTTTAAGTTAATAAATCACAACACAAGGCCACCACACACGTTTAAAAGCCTGGAAATATTTTTGTTTAATGAGAAAAGAAATTTTTCGGCTTTTAAACGTGTGTGGTGGCCTTGTGATTTAACCTGACTCAATGCAATGCACAATATCAAACTTAATATAATTATACTATTTTAAGATATAATATTTTTACAACTTTAAACTTAATCTTAACTTTCTATAAAACAGAATATATTATATAATATAAATTTATAGAAAATTTATAAGGTAATTACATTAACAGCTGACGGACCTTTTTGTCCATCTTGTATTTCAAATTCTACATTTTGTCCTTCAGACAATGTCTTAAAACCATTACCTTGAATTGCAGAAAAATGAACAAACACATCCTTACTACCATCCACCGGAGTAATAAAACCAAAACCTTTAGATTCATTAAACCATTTTACTTGACCTTTTATTTTTGCCATCTTACATATTTCCTTTAGAGTATTAAAATCTCTTTATAACGAAAAATTAAATCGCATTTCTCCACACTTAATTTGAAAAACTGAAAGCACATAAGGTTTCAACAAAAAACAATATACTAATACATTCTTCTACTAACAATACTACTTCACCCACAATGACACTCATGCTGAGAAATTACACTTCAATTTATCTTATTATATTAACATATACTACAACTAAACTACTTACATATTTTACTAAATATTCACTTATTTTTTAAAACAAAACAAAATACATTAATCTTTTACCTAAGCAATTCGTCTACAAAATTGTATTATATCCTAACTACTATAACAAGTAAATTCAATAATTAACATTAAATAATAATCATTTGATTTTGTAAACCACTGAAATTAATGCCCTTCGCCTATATTCTAATACTAACACACCATACTGTCCACTATTATAAATTTATAAATATACTATAAAAAAATAAAACTTTCTATTCAAAAATTTAAAATATTTAACATAAATCTTAATCATAAAAGATAGATGTTCTATTTAAGTAAACTCCAGAACGCAATACTTCAATACGCTTATCTAGCGACGGATGACTCATGAATAATTCACTTAAAGAAGAAGAATGAGAACGACCATTAATGCAAAAAGATATTAAACTATTGGATTCTTGAGGTTCGCAACTAATCTTTAATCTTCGTAATGCTGCTATCATTTTTTCACGACCAACCAAATTAGCAGAACCAGCATCTGCATAAAACTCACGATAACGAGAAAACCATAACATAATTAAATTAGCTAAAATGCCAAATACTAACTCTAATATCATCGATATTATAAAATAAACAAACGAATTACCATGGGTATTTTTTTCATTTGCATCATCACGATGAGAAGATATAAAATTAGATATAATTTGAGCTAATGTACGTGATACAAAAATAACAAAAGTATTAATGATACCTTGAATTAAAGTCATTGTCAGCATATCTCCACTAGAAATATGACTGATTTCATGCGCAATAACTGCTTCTATTTCATCACGATTCATATTTTGTAATAAACCAGTACTTACTGCAATTAATGCTGAATGACGTCTTGCACCTGTAGCAAAAGCATTCATATTAATAGCAGGATAAATAGCTATTTGTGGAGGCACGATACCAAATTGTTGCGATTGATAACGTACAATTTGTAATAACCACCTTTCTATTTCAATACGAGGTTTATCAATTATTACACCATTCACAGAATGCAGGGCTATGGTTTTTGACATCATAAGAGAAATAATAGCACCACTAAATCCTAGTATACCAGATATAACCATCAAACCAACAACACTAGAAGATTGAATGCCACTAAAACTCATAACAATCCCAAAAACTACCATCACTGCTAAATTAGTTAACAAAAAAAGAATAATTCGAAACATAAAACATTAATTTCCTAAATCATAAATTATTTCGATAAACATTTATCACAATTCAAAAATATAAACAAAATAGTCAAATTATTTTAATTGTTGAAATATAAAAAATGCAAATTAACAAAATATCTTATATTGCTCACTTTACAATATTCATATCGGT
The DNA window shown above is from Blochmannia endosymbiont of Camponotus (Colobopsis) obliquus and carries:
- a CDS encoding PTS mannose/fructose/sorbose transporter subunit IIC, with protein sequence MDITILQLILLFIASSIIGMGSILDEFQFHRPLVACPLIGCILGDITSGIIVGGTLEMIALGWMNIGAAVAPDTALASIISTLLVIIGNQSIGSGIALAIPLAAAGQVLTIIVRTITVGFQHAADDAAKHGNLLALNWIHISALMLQAMRVAIPAMIIAISVNTETVHNLLSSIPEVITKGLSIAGGIIVVVGYAMVINMMRTGYLMPFFYLGFVIIAFTNFNLIALGVIGAIMAILYIQLSPHYNQISTTNELTNNNNNYDNELD
- a CDS encoding PTS mannose transporter subunit IID; translation: MNKNIDNNNTIQKKITINDLRAVFIRSNLFQGSWNFERMQALGFCFSIIPIIRRLYPINNKNRKQAIKRHLEFFNTHPYVAAPIIGVTIAMEEQRANGSAIDDAAISGVKIGLMGPFAGIGDPIFWGTVRPIFAALGASIAMTGSLLGSCVFFITFNILRLTTRYFGITYGYHKGISIITDMSKDLLKKLTEGASILGLFIMGALVNKWTHVNIPYVITQITDKDGNNTVTTVQSILDQLMPGLVPLLLTLISMWLLRKKINALWIIIGFFVLGILGSWIGFLS
- the cspE gene encoding transcription antiterminator/RNA stability regulator CspE produces the protein MAKIKGQVKWFNESKGFGFITPVDGSKDVFVHFSAIQGNGFKTLSEGQNVEFEIQDGQKGPSAVNVITL
- the htpX gene encoding protease HtpX → MFRIILFLLTNLAVMVVFGIVMSFSGIQSSSVVGLMVISGILGFSGAIISLMMSKTIALHSVNGVIIDKPRIEIERWLLQIVRYQSQQFGIVPPQIAIYPAINMNAFATGARRHSALIAVSTGLLQNMNRDEIEAVIAHEISHISSGDMLTMTLIQGIINTFVIFVSRTLAQIISNFISSHRDDANEKNTHGNSFVYFIISMILELVFGILANLIMLWFSRYREFYADAGSANLVGREKMIAALRRLKISCEPQESNSLISFCINGRSHSSSLSELFMSHPSLDKRIEVLRSGVYLNRTSIFYD